Part of the Leishmania major strain Friedlin complete genome, chromosome 7 genome is shown below.
CCTCGGCGTGATGGTCTCGTGTGAAAAGATCTTGGCGGCTGCGAGGGAGCACGACGTAGACGTCATCGGGCTCTCCGGCCTCATCACGCCCTCGCTGGATGAGATGGTGCACGTGGCGAAGGAGATGAAGAGGATGGGCTTCAATATCCCGCTGATGGTTGGTGGGGCAACAACGTCGAAGCAGCACACGGCGGTTAAGATTCAGCCGCACTACAACAAGACGGTGCACGTGCTGGACGCCAGCAAGGCCGTGGTCACGGTATCTAACATGCTCGggagcagcgaggaggagttctgggaggaggtgcacgAGACCTACCAAGAGATCGCGGAGGACTACCTGGCGAACCTGAAGGACCGCGTCTACAAGCCCCTCGCCTTCTGCCGTGAGAACGCGCTGAAGATTGACTTCGTCGAGCacccgccggcgccgcggccgaggAAGCTcggcaccatcaccatcagCGACTACTCGGTCGAGATGATCGCCACACGTATCGACTGGAACCCGTTTTTCTCCGTGTGGCAGGTGCGCGGCACATACCCCAACCGTGGCTTTCCGAAGCTCTTCAACTGCCCCACCGTcggcgcggaggcgaagcggctGTTCGACGACGCGCAGGAGATGCTGAAGGACATCATTGCCACACGTAGCTTCCGCGCCAAGGCTGTTGTCACACTGATGCCCGTGAACAGCGTCGGCGACGACATCGAGGTGTACAAGGATGACACACGTAACGAGAAGATCGCCACCTTCTTTGGGCTGCGCCAGCAATCGGAGAAAGAGCGAGGCGAGCCGTACCTGTGCATCTCCGACTTCATCGCCCCGAAAGGGGTGGCGCCAGACTACCTCGGCAGTCTCGTTGTTGGCATCTTTGGAGCGGACAAGATGAGCGAGCAGTACGAGAAAGACAACGACAGCTACCGCTCCATCATGATCAAGGCCCTGGCAGACCGCTTTGCCGAGGCCTTCACGGAGGAGGTACACCGCATCATTCGCACAGACCTGTGGGGAtacgcggagaaggagacaGCCAAGACGGCCGACCTGATCCAGATGCAGTACCAAGGTATTCGACCCGCCCCTGGGTACCCCTCGCAGCCGGACCACACGGAGATGGACACGATGTGGCGCATcggcgaggtggaggagcgcaCGGGTGTAAAGCTGTCTGAGTCGTACGCGATGATACCGGCGGCATCTGTGAGCGCACTCGTCTTTGCGCATGCACAGTCCAAGTACTTTGCAGTGGGCAAGATCCAGAAGGACCAAGTAAAGGACTACGCCGAGCGCAAGGGCTGGAATCTAGACCGGGCCGAGAGTCAGCTCAGCTCGTCCTTGGCCTACAACTGAGCCACGTGCTCTTCGATAGAGTGTGATGACTGTGTGGTACTGTTGCTGTGGGCGCGCCCGCGTGCCCCTCTGGAGGCGCCACCCCTTCGCGCTCTTCGTCACGCTTTACTGATTCCTTTCCTCgacgctctcctctctcccatGTCCGCCTCCCCTTTTCCACGCCCGTCGCCTCAAACGCGcccgctgcttcgcctgtgtgcgtgtgtgtgtgcgtgtgtgtgtgcgtgtgtgtgtgcgtgtgtgtgtgcgtgtgtgtgtgcgtgttcttcttgtttttgttgttgccgcctcctccgcttctCTTTTGGTTCCCCCGCTTTTATAGAATCCCTTCGCAGCCGCCCCCGCTTGCTTACCCGTCCACGCTcctgccctcccctctctgccccttgcctcttctccgtctccaagccggagggaggaagggccCCAGGGGCGTGGTAGCTGTGTGCGGCGCGTGGAGAGGTGGTAGAGGCTAGTGAGAGCTGgctgtggggggagggaggagatgCGCTGCCTGGGCGCGTCACCTTTCTAAGTGAAACGAATAAGATCAACCTTACTCGGGATGCATCCTGTTTCCAACtcggctgcgctgcaccaacacacgcgtacacgcagGGGCATCCCCTTGTGGGGTGTGATACTGGCCTGCACGTTGGGAATGCCTGAAGCTGTTTGTGGCGGTatctgtgtacgtgtgtgcggttCCGTTTCTTTCTCTTGGATCTCTCATCTCTCTTTCTGGCGTAGTCGGGTGCTTTCCTGCTTCTACGTGTATGCCGTTGTGGTGGGCTGGCGAAAACCCCGCTGACCCGTACTTGACCCGTCTCATCTTCCTTGTGTTTTCGCTCTCCCTTGCACTTATGGTTCCCATTTTTGGCACCTGTGTGGGTCTGTGTCTGTTACAGTCCTGCTGCGCGTTGGTTAGGGGGGTAACACCCTCCAACGCCACAGCGATGTATGGCATCACGAGGACAAGAGGATCGGAGGCAactctccctcctctcctcgcacgcacacgcacactaTCGGCACTTGTCTCTGTCTATCTTTTCCTTCAACGCGGAAATCAGCGAAGCCGCTGACAGGTCTTCCAACGTGGCAGCGAAAGAGGGAAAATAAAGCGAAGAAGGCAGGCGTCGTCACCCGTGTCACTGAGGGCGCGCCACGTGTCTGCCGACGACTGTGGAGAGGAGCACTTGGTAGGGAAAGGGGAAGAGCGTatgccgctgcgcacgtgAACCTGTGCAAATCCTTCACCACATCCCTCAACCTCTCGCTGAAGCGACGCGTCCCACGCGTTTGCGTGGGACTCTTTGTGGCAAAGCCGAGTTCTGTTCTCGGAAAGTCCccaccctcttctccctctgcaTGCTTTTTCGTACTCCACGCCACACCTCTCTTCCGTTATCGCCCACAGCACAAGGCACACTGCACACACGTGCTCAGGCGTACACACATTTTTCGTCACATCTCCCTCCGCTCTGCTCTGGGTGCCGAcacacgccgctgcctccctctctcgcccgtTTTTTGCCCCTCTGGCGTAAGCGTTGTTCTTCTTCGCTTGTCAGTGCCCACCGCCATCACGGGCACAGACACGTGCACGGGACCTCTGTGCGGCGCTGGCCAATCATTATAAACTTaccacacgcgcatgcacgcactcCTTTCAGCATCGCCAACTCTTCATCCCTTCTATTCTGGCGCGCATACCATCTGGTCGTGTCACCGCCACGTGCGTGAGATCCCGATTCCCTGACTTGTCGCCGaccacccccttctcccacctcctcgtcgtgACTCTCTTCGCTATTCAGCCGGGGGCCACCGGTGTTGATTTTGGCCGCGTGCAGCTCTACaagcgctcctcctcctcagaCATCTCTTGCTCATCTCTCTTCTGCTTTCCTCTTACCCCCTCGCCTCATCCTCTCGCCAGCCATCACTTCGTCTCGTTCCTTTATTGGACGACACACAGGTACGCCTACGTTCGCCCATACGAACCCCTCCACGCAGAGTGCACCAGCAGTTGGAGGTTGAACGCCGTGCACAACGTGTGTGCTTCCGTCATCGTCACCGCGGCCACTGCcgcttcctcttcctctttccaGCCGTTGTTATTCTCCCTTCCCATTCGGGTGTGCTCCCCGTGACAGCGGCTCGCGTGTGTCGGTATATATCGGCCTCTTCGGTCACATGCTGCGCAGATCCGTACGATGTctctcgctgcgcacgagcAGGCGCGAAGACCTCGTCTTCAGAAGCATGCACGGCTTCACGCTGCTCAAGATCCGGCGCATCGATGACCTGCACCTCGTGGCGTACGAAATGGAGCACGTCCGCACCGGCGCTCTCTACTACCACATCGACGTGGAGGACAATAACAACACCTTCTGCATTGGCTTCCGAACACCGGCGGAGAACAACAAGGGCACTTCCCACGTGCTGGAGCACACAACGCTATGCGGCAGCAAGAAGTATCCGGTGCGGGATCCGTTCTTCATGATGCTCAAGCGCTCCCTTAGTTCTTTTATGAACGCCATGACCGGGTCCGACTACACGCTGTATCCCTTCTCGACTACCAATCGCAAGGACTTCCAAAACCTTCTCGACGTCTACCTCGACGCCGTCCTCCACCCGTTGCTGCGAGAGGAGGACTTCAAGCAGGAGGGTCACCGAGTGGAACTCGAGGACAAGTCGTCGGACAGcgaagacgccgctgcgcagccggcgAAGCGCACTCGCCGGCTTATCAACAACGGCGTCGTTTTCAACGAGATGCGCGGCGTTGTGTCGGATCCCAGCAACCACTTTGTGCACTCGCTGATGCGCACCAtgctgccgcacacacactacaCCTACATATCCGGCGGCTACCCGCCCGACATTCTGGGCCTCAGCTACGACGAGCTCCTGTCCTTCCAGAGGCGCCACTACCACCCAAGCAACAGCATCACCTTCACATACGGCAACCTGCACCCTGAGTCACACATGGAAGCGTTGAACTCGTACTTTGCGGACTTCGAGCGCGCGGCACCGGTCTTAGTGCCGACGCTGGCGGACCAGCACCGTTTCACGGAGCCCCAGCTCGTGCACCTGGAGGGGCCGCTGGATGCCATGGGCAACCCGCTGCGGCAGAAGCGAGTTGCCGTTTCCTACGCGGTACCAAAGGCGAATAATAAGTTGGAGGATGTTGTGGCGCTCAGCGTGCTGGACAGCCTTCTCTCTAGCGGTCCCAGCTCCCCCATGTTCAAGAACCTGATCGAGTCGCAGATTGGCAGCAAGTACGCTCCGATGCAGGGGTACGCCTTCTATCTGTCCTCCCCGATTATCACCTATGGCGTGGCTGGCATGGATGAGGAGCGGACAGACGCAGAGGctgaggtgctgcaggctgTGGAGTCTGCGCTCCGCTCCGTGCAGAGGGACGGCTTCGACGAGCGACGCGTGCGCTCCGTCATCTTTCaggaagagctgcagcaccgtcaccgaTCTGCCGACTACGGGCTCAACACGTGCACAGGCCTGTGTGCGATGGGACTGTGCCGGGCGCAGAACAACCCGCTGGACTTTATCAACTGGCTGCCACACCTCCAGCGGCTGGCGGACGACAAtgcagcgtcgctgctgccgcgcatcGAAACGCACCTGCTGAGCAACCCCcaccgcgccgtcgtgtCCGTGTCAGCCAGGAAGGAGTATCTGAACAGGCTGCAGGACCAACTGAAGGAAGCGGATGAGGCGGTGAACGCGTCGGCGACCGAGGCCGACAAAGACCGAGTGGAGAAGGAGACAAAGGAGGGGCTCCAACGCCTccgcgcgccgcagccgcacgaTGTGCTGCCCACGCTGCGCATCGAGGACATCCCCACCGAGTCGTTTGCGGAGCCCGTGCCGTGTCGCAGCTCTCTCTCGAGCACCAACGGCCAGGTGTACACAATCACGCACCCAACGAATGGCCTCGTGTACGTGCATGGGCTCATCCCTTTCAACACCTCTCTCACCAGTGCGATGGAGCACGGGGAGCTGGGGCAGGTGCCGCAGAACATAATGCTGCTCGAGTCGCTGATCGGTCGCACCGGTGCCGGCAAGCTCTCCTACAAAGACCACTCCATTGCAGTGAAGCTGTCGTGCAGCGGGTTCGGATTTGAGCCGCTGCTTAACGAGTCGTACTTGCACAAGAGCACCACTATCACCGGCACTAGCTACAGCTTCTACACCACCAAGGAAaagctgaaggaggcgctggactTGTTGAGCGTGACACTGCTGGAGCCGCGCTTCAGCGCCGACGACACCGATGTCTACTCCCGTGCGCTGTCGAATCTCAAGATGGCATGCTCGTCGGTGATCCAGTCTCTGCAGGCAGAGGGCAACCGCTACGCCGTCATCCGCGCTGTGGGGGAGCTCACCcggcgcggcgagctgcgcgAACACTGGTGGGGGCTGTCCCAGTCCACGCACGCGTCGGAGATGCTCGAGAAGCTTCAGGGGTGCCCGGAAGTGAGTCGGGAGACCGtgagcgcgctgctggacaACTACGCCGTCTTTGCGCAGGAGATGGCGACTGACATGTCGCGCAGTCTCGTTTGGGCGACGTGCGAGGACGCGCACCGCGAGGAGGTTGAGCGGATGCTAAAGGAGTTCCTCGACGCGTTCCCGCGGACGGACtctgccgcgcgcacgcacctgtTTCTGCCACCATGCTCCACAGAGAAGGGGGTTCAGCAGATCATCAAGAAGCTGCCTATCGACACGTCCTTTGTGGGCCTGGCCATGCCGAACAAGTTAAAGTGGGAGAGTCCCGACCAGGCACGGGTGCGGGTGGGCTGCACCCTGCTCTGCAACGAGTACTTGCACCGCCGTGtgcgagaggagggcggcgcgtACGGCTCCAACTGCACCGCCACGCTCCACGGTGAGGTGGGCGGCGTCTCGATGTCAAGCTACCGCGACCCCAGCCCGGAGCTCACCGCCAAAGCCTTCCTTGAGGCTGGCGATTGGCTCAGCGACCGGAAGAACGTCACGGCCGAGCGCGTAAGcgaggcgaagctgcgcctcttctcctccatCGACTCTCCGTATGCAGCGGACTCGTACGGTGAGGCGTACTTCTATAATGATCTGCGACAGGACACGAAGCAGGCCTTGCGCGATGCCCTGCTTTCCGTGACGGCAGAGGACGTTGTGAATGTGGCCCACTACTTCACGCCTCAatccaccaccatcatcagCATTCTCCAACCCGCAGGCGAGTCGAGCGATCCGGCCGCGGTGCCACCCGAGGCATCGTAGAGCTGCCTgatcgtgtgtgtgtgtgtgtgtgtgtgtgtgttctaATGCAGAGGTGCCGAgttgcgtctctctcccgtTCGAGCGAAGCGTGCGTGCAACCCCTAATCGGATGTTTCTTCGCCGTGTGAAGCTGTCAAGCAGAGAGGGTGTGGTGAATGCGTTCGTGCGAACGAATTTGGTGAGGAGAGCGTTGTAGCCGCCtgcgtgcgtctctgtgcgtACGTGCATGCTTGTGTGTTCTCGGGTGAGTCTGCGCCTGGGCCTTTGCCCCCTTTCTCATGCGGCGGGCTGTTGACCCAAGGAAAGGAgagccactgccgctgccaacACTGTGCGTCCGCGACGTCGGTGCGTGAGAGGGCGGGGCGGTCTTCAGAGCACTTCGCCAATCACTTTCTCCTCGCCGTTGCTGACGCGGACAAAAATACGCAACCCTGCGCATCTCCTCTGCAGCTGTAGCGcgcccgcacgcacgtgtgtgcgtattgTGCGTTTCGGCGTGTGTACGTCCGTTTTTCATCACATTGGTCTGATGATGATAACACCACGCCACACCGAGGCCCACCCACCTCCCGCCCAACCTACCCTTAGCAGCCCTCCCGCAgacccctctctccccacctccgtgtctgcgtgtgggGGCTTCCCGCATCTCTCTGGGACTGCACCGGATGCCGGCACACATACTGCGTGGCGAGAGGGCGAGTGCTTTCTGATACTCTGTCGCCAAGGGATGCCTGTATGTATTTGCACCcccatcacacacacacacacacacacatgcacatccctcctcgtcttcttccTACGAACCGAGCACCACACAtgtgcgcacatgcacacactcATGCAGGTCGAGCTCAACGAAGgaccaccctcctcccccttcgccACAGCCCATCTTGTTGTCAATGTTCAAGTGggcgtgtctgtctgcgtgcCGAAGGACACAGGAGATAGgcaccggtggcggcagcgacaagaaATGAGCTGCCTTTACCATCACTGGGCCAGCCGAGAAGCCACAGCTGCTGTggccgaggtggcgcagctctcGCAGGGCAGCCAGCATGGATCGAAGTGCAGCAACGGCCGCCCGtaacaccagcagcagcagcgccgacgacgactATTCGGCGAATAGGAGAGACGAGGCGCCGAAGCGTATCACTCTCACGGGCTTCATGAGGTGCGCACCAGCACTGACTCTGGTAACGCGGCCGACCCTTTCTTTTCGGTCGCCGACGAGTCGGTGGACCTTGTGGAAAAGGTGGCGATCAATTCTGTTGCCGACTGCGTCGTCCCTTGCCGCCACTCGCGCCTGAACACGAGCCCACTCATCCCGGGCCAGGCCCTGCCGGAGCgaggcagcaacggcgacgaTGCTGGCGGCACCCCGCTGGTAGTGAAGACGGGGAGGGATgtggagaaagaggggtACAGCTACAAGCACCTCTGGCGAGTGCAGTGTAGCATCCTTTCTTCCATCTAGATCGGCAGCAAGGGGGCGTCACTGGTGATGCTGGACCTGCATCTTGGCCTTCGGTGACTGCATCAAGTCGCGTTACAAGGCTGGTTCGCTGCTAGGAGTCGCTGGCACTTCAAGCACGAAAGTATACCTGGGTCACCAgctgtgcggcagcgtcatAGTCGTGCAAGGCGCTGTGTGGATGATCACCTGGGGTATGTTCGTGTCCCTCCTCACTAACTTCCGCTCATGATAGCCCACATTACCATTGATCAGTTGCGGTGCCCGCACTCCTCGCCGTCTGAGCATGACCGCCAACGTTGGCACTGACTTCGTACTCAGGTCGTTCTTTGCGCTGTCCCAAGACGTGTGTGCCGTACCCGCTGTTGATGTCGTACCGCACCGGCGAGCTCTTCGAGCGGACGTGGCAGCAGGTAGTGACTATCCGCACGAATCACCACACTGGTGTGTGGTCGGATCGtaccttcccctcccctgccaGCGCGGCAAACCGCCGAAGTCGCCTGCGACGACCTCGAGGGCGGTGCCGCATAGCATCCGTAGGATTCTCTTCTTTACCGTACGAGGCCTGTGGCGTCTGTGCAACGAGCTGCACAACAACTGGTTGACGTTGCAGGAACAGCTGTTGGTCCCTCTGAGCGCCACAGGCACAGGCAGACGTCGCTTCTCTCGTCTTCTGCTGCCAAGCGACGAAGCGACTGTGAGCAGGGAAAAATAAACACGTCTAGGTCTTCACGTCGCGCCCTCCCCGGaccttctcttcctcacaGATGGTGTGGATGCTcttgtctttgtgtgtgtgtgtatgtgtgcgtgtcatGGCTGCTGACCGGCGCTTCACCACAGTCACCGTGGGACCCTCTTCCCCCAGCCTTTCCAACCCTCGCTCGCTCACCGCTACTCGCACCGGCTGCGcttgctgcagcgacgcagctctctctctctctgtgggtGCATGTACGCGTCACGGCTCCACCACCCCCATCAACGgcactcctcctccaccctcGCCCCCTTCGCAGATTTACCTGCCCGCGACGACTGTCTCACGGCGCCTCTGCACCCTCGGCAACCACGCACACGATCCACGGCTCCTTTTCTTCGTCATTTTTTTGTGGTGCATATCACACTTGTTTCACTCCTGCAGCGCTGTGCACCGACATCCTCCGCTTCGCCTCGCATCCCTCTCTTCGGTCCTGTCTGTCGCCCTCTGGCCTCGACGTTGCCGAGGGTgcacgcagcaccgccccaccccctctctctctgggaTTGATGAGGCGACAGCTCTCCGCTGTGGTGCAGTGGCGTCTGTGCGCGGTACGAAGAGTTGTCACGGTGGCTCAGCGCAGAGGCACTGAAAGCAGCgcagacagcagcagcaactgcaGTCGTGGCCttgcgtcgtcgtcatctctgccgttgccgtgctcATTCAAGGGTGCCATCTGCGATGAGGCGCGTGATGTCCATCTGGTGTCCGCCCTCGTGACATCGTTCTCATACTCCGGCGGACGACAACGCCTTCTGTGGGCCACTTTAGCTGGCTGGTGTGTCGGGGTGGCGCTGTATGTTTCGGCAGGTatgacggtggtgctgtgCCGCTCGTACGAAACGCCGACGTATCTGATCCCGTACTACCTGCGCGACGTGCGCTCGCGCTTCCTGCACTACGCATCGGTGCGGAAGCGCAAGGGTGGTCCCATGTACATGACCGTGGAAGACTttgtgctggcgctgctggcctCGCCGGAAAAGGTGCTGCCGAACCCGGACATTGTGCAGGacctccagcgcctcttCGAGTCCATGGACGCGAACGGGGATGGCTACATCAGCTTCCCAGAGTTCCGCTTCCTCATGAGCCTCCTCACAAGCGACCCGCATGAGGTGGAAGCGCTCTTCTCCATCGTGAGCACCGACAACTCGGGCACCCTCTCCTTGGAGGAGTTCGCCAACGTGCTGCGCGGGGCCACGAAGGACGAGGGAGTCGTGCGCTCGCTTCTGAAGCCGTCGACGCGCCGCAACGGCATCGTTCGGGCACTCTTTGGCGACGAAACAGCACCACGCAGGTGCTCCTTCAGAGAGCTGGAGGCGTTGATCCACAGCGTGCGCACGGAGGTGTGGAAGGCCGAGTTCCGCCAATATGACGTGGAGAAGCACAACCGCATCACCGCCGAGGAGTTCGCGGCTCTCATTGCCAGGCAGGTGCTCGGCTCTCACTTGCCGTACTACCTGGTGGGTAACATACGCCgcctgcacggcagcggcgacgtcgtgACACTCGACATGTGGCTAGGCCTGAACGAAGTGATGCTCTACGCAGAGCAGCTGGCTGCCAACGTGGAGATGTTCTCGGGCAGCGGCATGTCGGTGACGAAGCGAGACTTTCCCCGGCTTATGTCTATGGCCGGAGTGCCCGCGCTGCCTCAGGCCACTATCGACATCATATTTGCCGTCTTCGACAAGAACGGCGACGGGTCGATGGAGATGGACGAGCTCCTCTTCATCATGCGCAAGAAGGTCAAATACCACTACAGCGCGCCCCCGCATGAGCGCAAGAGTCTGCCGAAGCGCTTTTTGGAGTGCTCCAGCGATGTGCTGGCAGGTCTCGGCCGGTAGTGCCAGGGGCaggcgcagaggcggggcGAGATCATCAGTAGCATCCAACCTCTTACATGGTGCTAACGAAGGAAAGGAAGGGGAGTtacccgcagcagcggcggtttCAAGGGTCCGCATACCAATGGTAAGCAAGCAGGCGCGCACATCGGGTGCTGCAGTACACGCAtagccctccctccctcggGGTACcccgaccccccccctttgcGTCTTCGTTCTGCCTTTGGTTGCACCCTCACGTACGGGCAACCCCTCCGTGTCCAATACCTGCGCGCGCCCAAGTTCGGCCACGCTGGCATGTATGTTCAGGTGTACGCACAACCGATTCGAAAGACATCGGCGGAAAAACAGAAAGACGCTCTTCAGCGGTACTATACACGTTGGAATCCACAAGCGCACACCCCCGCTGCGGAGTGGGGTGAAGATACCGACGGTGACAGCCCTGCGTAAGCGGCGCAGAAGGATCTGAACGGGTGCGTGGACGCCAAGGGTGTGCGATGCCCCACACAGAGTGTGCGCTCTTGTGTATTACCCTCTCCCTACTTTCCTgctcatcctcctccgctccCTCTCATTAGCCCATCTACTGTTCTTCAGCGTCGCTTCTCCCCCTTGCCAGTGTGTTATtgtctttgtgtgcgtgaACCTGGAACTCATCTGGTGCTTCTATCCACATTGCCGTGTCCGGCGGTGAGCctgttggtgctgctgccccctcctcacccCACTCACTCACCCCCCCTCGTATCGTCcatcctccacctccttgccACACATTCAGTGCGTAGTAGtccctatatatatatatatagtaCGCgttcatatatatatatatatattgcTTGGccttctccccaccccctcatcACTCacctccccttccccgcGCACCGCCCCTCGCACCTCTCGGCATGCACACGTGTGGGCTTCCTTCTATTTTGCTTGCGTCTTGCGCAtctccccttcttcttcgctctccctgcaccgccgcgtaAACCCACGGCAGGGAGGGTCCGGAGGTGCACAGGTgtcctgcacacacacgctcctCTACGCAGTCGCAGAGGTCCGGTCGTCTTTGGTTCTCGCGTATTTGGGTAGGGAGTGCgccaaacacacatacacaccaaATAGGCTTTCGTAGATCATCGTGTGCGGGGAATCCGCAGTCGGTGCTCTAGCACCGGTCTCCTTCATCCTCCCTCACTACCACCCGTGCACCATCTTGCCATCAACGATGGCGCATCATCAACCCACAAATGTGGAGGTGGAGAACAAGGTAGCCTTCTTCGTTCAACTCAACGCCTTGCTCACGCGGGTCAGCTCCGTGGTGAGCAGCGATGCCCTCAGCAGTGCGCAGAAGGCAAAACTGAGCGACGTGCGTAGCGCCACCGAGGCATGGCTAAAGGACGTCGGCATTATTGGTGCACCACGCCCCTTTATTGCcgcctcaccaccaccaccgctgcgctcATCCGTAACGGAGAcccctgcagcagcagcgcctctgtCGGAAACGGTGGCAGCCAGCGAGCAGCAGGACGAAGagcaggcagaggcagcactGACCCAGGCACCCGaagcaccagcggcagagCAAGCGACGGCAACAACGTCATCGGCTGCAGACGGCCCTGCCCGTgcatcggcgtcgccggcTACGCCTGGAGGatccagcaccaccaccgcggcacTCACCTCGACGCATGAGCGGGCAGATGGGCGCAAGCTGGTAGGCCTTGTGAGCTACCTGCGACTGCTCTTCGATAGTGACGTACCGGAGCGGGCGAAACTGCAGGAGTTTGGAAAAAGTCTTGTGCGCCTGTTAATGGTGCGATGCTGCTCGACGATTATGGCCTCTCTCCAGCACGTCGTGCACCACACGTAtaccagcaccaccaccaccgccgaggaGGGGGATGACGCAGAGGCAGCTCTGTCGGCGCTCTTCGTGCAGCTTGCAAAGGAAATCGACGTGGCCACGAAGGCTCTGCTCGGCTGTGTTCAACTCatcacctccagcgccgtcCTGTCAGAGGCGGCCAGTGCCCGCTTTCCCCTGCAGCTGTGTGTTGACGTGGTGAAGCAGACCCGTCGCGCACAGGTCTACTTCCAGTCACGCgtagagagggaggagatttacctgctgcgcacgttCGTCACGTCCTCCGATACCGCGGCGAAATCGGCGGAGGG
Proteins encoded:
- a CDS encoding pitrilysin-like metalloprotease encodes the protein MLRRSVRCLSLRTSRREDLVFRSMHGFTLLKIRRIDDLHLVAYEMEHVRTGALYYHIDVEDNNNTFCIGFRTPAENNKGTSHVLEHTTLCGSKKYPVRDPFFMMLKRSLSSFMNAMTGSDYTLYPFSTTNRKDFQNLLDVYLDAVLHPLLREEDFKQEGHRVELEDKSSDSEDAAAQPAKRTRRLINNGVVFNEMRGVVSDPSNHFVHSLMRTMLPHTHYTYISGGYPPDILGLSYDELLSFQRRHYHPSNSITFTYGNLHPESHMEALNSYFADFERAAPVLVPTLADQHRFTEPQLVHLEGPLDAMGNPLRQKRVAVSYAVPKANNKLEDVVALSVLDSLLSSGPSSPMFKNLIESQIGSKYAPMQGYAFYLSSPIITYGVAGMDEERTDAEAEVLQAVESALRSVQRDGFDERRVRSVIFQEELQHRHRSADYGLNTCTGLCAMGLCRAQNNPLDFINWLPHLQRLADDNAASLLPRIETHLLSNPHRAVVSVSARKEYLNRLQDQLKEADEAVNASATEADKDRVEKETKEGLQRLRAPQPHDVLPTLRIEDIPTESFAEPVPCRSSLSSTNGQVYTITHPTNGLVYVHGLIPFNTSLTSAMEHGELGQVPQNIMLLESLIGRTGAGKLSYKDHSIAVKLSCSGFGFEPLLNESYLHKSTTITGTSYSFYTTKEKLKEALDLLSVTLLEPRFSADDTDVYSRALSNLKMACSSVIQSLQAEGNRYAVIRAVGELTRRGELREHWWGLSQSTHASEMLEKLQGCPEVSRETVSALLDNYAVFAQEMATDMSRSLVWATCEDAHREEVERMLKEFLDAFPRTDSAARTHLFLPPCSTEKGVQQIIKKLPIDTSFVGLAMPNKLKWESPDQARVRVGCTLLCNEYLHRRVREEGGAYGSNCTATLHGEVGGVSMSSYRDPSPELTAKAFLEAGDWLSDRKNVTAERVSEAKLRLFSSIDSPYAADSYGEAYFYNDLRQDTKQALRDALLSVTAEDVVNVAHYFTPQSTTIISILQPAGESSDPAAVPPEAS